The Thermoplasmata archaeon genome window below encodes:
- the sucD gene encoding succinate--CoA ligase subunit alpha → MSVLVDADTRVVVQGITGHQGSGHTRQMKLFGTKVVAGVTPGKAGTQVEGVPVFDSVREAVDRTGANASCIFVPAPFAKDALLEAVDAGIRLVVIVTEHIPFHDMLIMYHYAKERGARIVGPNCPGVASPGKAKVGIIPNVVFRPGRVGVISRSGTLTYEIVNGIRENGLGQSTCIGLGGDPVVGTSFVDALPWFENDADTDILVLVGEIGGTAEEDAAEYIRHHFTKPVVAYIAGRSAPAGKRMGHAGAIISRGKGTAQSKQAALEAAGARVGRFPFEIPDLVSEVLRERGRR, encoded by the coding sequence ATGAGCGTCCTCGTCGACGCCGACACGAGGGTGGTCGTCCAGGGCATCACGGGCCATCAGGGGAGCGGGCATACTCGCCAGATGAAGCTCTTCGGCACGAAGGTCGTCGCCGGTGTGACCCCCGGTAAGGCCGGCACCCAGGTCGAAGGGGTTCCCGTCTTCGACTCGGTCCGGGAGGCCGTGGATCGAACGGGCGCGAACGCTTCGTGCATCTTCGTTCCGGCGCCGTTCGCCAAGGACGCGCTCCTCGAGGCCGTGGACGCGGGCATCCGCTTGGTCGTGATCGTCACCGAGCACATCCCGTTCCACGACATGCTCATCATGTACCACTACGCGAAGGAGCGGGGCGCCCGCATCGTCGGCCCGAACTGTCCGGGCGTCGCCTCGCCGGGGAAGGCGAAGGTCGGGATCATCCCGAACGTCGTCTTCCGCCCGGGACGCGTCGGGGTCATCAGCCGAAGCGGGACGCTGACCTACGAGATCGTCAACGGGATCCGGGAGAACGGTCTTGGCCAGTCGACCTGTATCGGCCTGGGGGGAGACCCCGTGGTCGGCACCTCCTTCGTCGATGCCCTTCCCTGGTTCGAGAACGACGCGGACACCGATATCCTCGTCCTGGTAGGAGAGATCGGAGGCACCGCCGAGGAGGACGCCGCGGAGTACATCCGTCATCACTTCACCAAGCCCGTGGTCGCCTACATCGCCGGCCGCTCCGCACCCGCCGGAAAGCGGATGGGCCACGCCGGAGCGATCATCTCGCGTGGCAAGGGCACGGCGCAGTCGAAGCAGGCCGCGCTCGAGGCCGCCGGTGCGCGGGTCGGGCGGTTCCCCTTCGAGATTCCGGATCTCGTCTCCGAGGTTCTTCGGGAGCGGGGCCGCCGGTGA
- a CDS encoding DNA topoisomerase VI subunit B yields MAPARSIAEQLASKQREISVAEFFERNRQILGFDNPQRSLLTTVKEAVDNGLDASEEAGILPDLRVEISKEGESGDRLRVAVEDSGPGIVRREIPNVFGRLLYGSRFHSNRQARGQQGIGISAAVLYAGLTTARPARITSKIAEEEGARVLELILDTQKNLPRIISEEVRLWDREHGTRIELVLKAKYVRGRQSPLEYLRGTAIVNPHARIVLVEPDGTKVTFERATSDLPPISKETLPHPYGLELGELGYLLKASKRENIREMLSRDLAGVSVRTSREVVAAAGLKGSEAPASLSGEAQEKLLAGLRSVELVAPSAEGLSPIGPMLIKRGLRNVLGDVRPDFFAPPVSRPPKVRGGFPFLVEVGLVYGGGLPADQPLQLLRFANRVPLLFQQGACAITSAVGSIDWRRYGLDQKGGNGLPTGPCLLLVHVASTKIPFTSEAKEALAEDEDLDRELTLAIQAAARHLKTHLSRVGRRQFASDKFAIIQKILPRLAEKASRLIDQPVPDLAPVITKIMDVVTLEPTVVADARSVRIVVEITNYTARPRVLEVFLEVDPTTLALAEYAPAPEGIDRGLGRAWWTLEKLASNARTQIELRFPARTDVEANDLDFYVAGVDEAHLLGADPLPGDWDVRLPRAIIEAAEAAENGPTDEEEVDYDAAEASAHVSEDES; encoded by the coding sequence GTGGCCCCGGCCCGTTCCATCGCCGAGCAATTGGCGTCGAAGCAGCGCGAGATCTCGGTCGCCGAGTTCTTCGAGCGGAACCGCCAGATCCTGGGGTTCGACAACCCCCAGCGCTCCCTCCTGACGACGGTCAAGGAGGCCGTCGATAACGGCCTCGACGCCTCGGAGGAGGCCGGGATCCTGCCCGACCTCCGGGTGGAGATCTCGAAGGAGGGCGAGAGCGGCGACCGGCTGCGGGTGGCGGTCGAGGACAGCGGGCCGGGGATCGTGCGGCGCGAGATCCCGAACGTCTTCGGCCGTCTCCTCTACGGCTCCCGATTCCATTCCAACCGCCAGGCGCGCGGGCAGCAGGGGATCGGGATCTCGGCGGCGGTGCTGTACGCGGGCCTCACCACCGCTCGCCCGGCCCGGATCACCTCGAAGATCGCCGAGGAGGAAGGAGCGCGGGTGCTCGAGCTCATCCTCGACACCCAAAAGAACCTCCCCCGGATCATCTCCGAAGAGGTCCGGCTCTGGGACCGGGAGCACGGCACGCGCATCGAGCTCGTCCTGAAGGCGAAGTACGTTCGCGGTCGGCAGTCTCCGCTCGAGTATCTCCGCGGCACGGCGATCGTCAACCCGCACGCGCGGATCGTTCTCGTGGAGCCGGACGGGACCAAGGTCACCTTCGAACGCGCGACGAGCGATCTACCGCCCATCTCCAAGGAGACGCTGCCGCATCCGTACGGACTCGAGCTCGGCGAGCTCGGCTACCTCTTGAAGGCCTCCAAGCGTGAGAACATCCGCGAAATGCTCTCCCGCGACCTCGCCGGCGTGAGCGTGCGGACCTCGCGCGAGGTCGTAGCGGCGGCCGGCCTCAAAGGCAGCGAGGCACCGGCGTCGCTCTCGGGCGAGGCCCAGGAGAAGCTCCTCGCCGGCCTTCGCAGTGTGGAACTGGTGGCCCCCTCGGCGGAGGGTCTCTCCCCGATCGGCCCCATGCTCATCAAACGCGGACTGCGCAACGTGCTCGGCGACGTGCGCCCGGATTTCTTCGCGCCTCCCGTCAGCCGGCCCCCAAAGGTGCGCGGAGGGTTCCCGTTCCTCGTGGAGGTCGGCCTCGTCTACGGCGGTGGGCTGCCGGCCGACCAGCCTCTGCAGCTCCTCCGGTTCGCCAATCGGGTCCCCCTGCTCTTCCAGCAGGGCGCCTGCGCGATCACGAGCGCCGTCGGCTCGATCGATTGGCGGCGCTACGGCCTCGATCAGAAGGGTGGGAACGGGCTCCCGACGGGCCCGTGCCTATTGCTCGTGCACGTGGCCTCCACCAAGATCCCGTTCACGAGTGAGGCGAAGGAGGCGCTCGCCGAGGACGAGGACCTCGACCGCGAGCTCACGCTGGCGATCCAGGCCGCGGCCCGTCACCTGAAGACCCATCTCTCTCGGGTCGGGCGGCGCCAGTTCGCGAGCGACAAGTTCGCGATCATCCAGAAGATCCTGCCCCGGCTCGCGGAGAAGGCGAGCCGCCTGATCGACCAGCCCGTGCCCGATCTCGCCCCGGTGATCACGAAGATCATGGACGTGGTGACCCTCGAACCCACGGTCGTTGCCGACGCGCGCTCGGTGCGGATCGTGGTGGAGATCACCAACTACACGGCTCGGCCCCGCGTCCTCGAAGTCTTCCTGGAGGTCGACCCGACGACGCTCGCGCTCGCCGAGTACGCGCCGGCTCCCGAGGGGATCGACCGCGGGCTCGGACGGGCCTGGTGGACCCTCGAAAAGCTGGCCTCCAACGCGCGCACCCAGATCGAGCTTCGGTTCCCCGCCCGGACCGACGTCGAGGCCAACGACCTCGATTTCTACGTGGCCGGCGTCGACGAAGCTCATCTCCTGGGCGCCGATCCGCTCCCCGGCGACTGGGACGTACGCCTCCCCCGCGCGATCATCGAGGCGGCCGAGGCCGCCGAGAACGGCCCTACCGACGAAGAGGAGGTGGACTACGATGCCGCGGAAGCGAGCGCCCACGTCTCCGAAGACGAAAGCTGA
- a CDS encoding HAD hydrolase-like protein — MPSRKPRPPRPAARTTPPEAAPLEGRELPVVGRASESSFVAMPAVRVAPASVAPRRVRRGVVVFDLDGTILDDLSLISHVASDVLNKAFGTPPEEGRIHYLATTGMPFEAQLAQLYPDAPAALRASTARTFHQRKISEAYAHAGPFPEIPKLLKRLDREQWTMVISTGAEAEMADLMLEREGLRYWFEDVLGSKDGTKREHLAEYRRRYPGVPLFLVGDSRFDMEAGRGVPGALPVARATSLHGWALTPEDLRRWGAAWADYSLTGLPEALASLEIGRAAPSKSKVAAKNRPNTSRRRGAK; from the coding sequence ATGCCCTCACGGAAGCCTCGCCCGCCCCGCCCGGCGGCTCGAACGACGCCGCCGGAGGCCGCTCCGCTCGAGGGCCGAGAACTCCCCGTCGTGGGCCGCGCCTCGGAGTCCTCCTTCGTGGCCATGCCGGCGGTCCGTGTCGCTCCCGCGAGCGTGGCTCCACGTCGGGTGCGCCGGGGCGTGGTGGTCTTCGACCTGGACGGCACGATCCTGGACGATCTCTCGCTGATCAGCCACGTGGCGTCGGACGTGCTGAACAAGGCGTTCGGGACCCCGCCCGAGGAGGGTCGGATCCATTACCTGGCCACGACCGGGATGCCGTTCGAGGCGCAGCTCGCCCAGCTGTACCCGGACGCCCCTGCGGCCTTGCGCGCTTCGACCGCGCGGACCTTCCACCAACGCAAGATCTCCGAGGCCTACGCCCACGCCGGGCCGTTCCCCGAGATCCCCAAACTGCTCAAGCGGCTCGATCGAGAGCAGTGGACCATGGTCATCTCCACCGGTGCGGAGGCCGAGATGGCCGACCTGATGCTCGAGCGAGAGGGGTTGCGGTATTGGTTCGAGGACGTCCTAGGCTCCAAGGACGGGACCAAGCGCGAGCACCTCGCAGAGTACCGCCGACGGTACCCCGGGGTTCCTCTGTTCTTGGTGGGAGATTCACGCTTCGACATGGAGGCCGGCCGCGGCGTCCCCGGGGCGCTCCCGGTCGCCCGCGCCACCAGCCTTCACGGCTGGGCCCTCACCCCGGAGGATCTGCGACGTTGGGGGGCCGCGTGGGCGGACTACTCGCTCACGGGCCTACCGGAGGCGCTCGCCTCTCTCGAGATCGGACGCGCCGCGCCTTCGAAGTCGAAGGTCGCTGCGAAGAACCGCCCGAACACCTCGCGCCGGCGCGGCGCGAAGTAG
- a CDS encoding NADH-quinone oxidoreductase subunit N, with the protein MTFADFALPFLPEILVLVGVLLVLILDVLGVKRIEVFGSITVGATLLALLFVIADLGFLPFAALSTVPAGQIDISLAVVGTPLYSFTSLGFVFQAIFLSATLLVSLASMSRPSYEKGAAVFYALVGMATLGMLLVGIASDLIFLLLAIEVTAISTYLLVGYTRRDPRSLEAAMKFYVIGALSTVISFFGASLLFGAYGSTNLYYIRSVGGAVGYPTLILLGYGLLIAGLAFKVTLVPFHAWAVDVYDGAPSDVSAFLAGGTKKIGLFAFFLVFLGPVLFFTTTGTSNPFNAGVLNTGPIFQIVLGVLAVVTMTVGNVLALMQKEMKRMLAYSSISQVGYMMIGIVIATSPAIAGATLQIFSHTFMKTGAFLVVAAVASLGIGPLISDWKGLGQRRPWLSVAFALILLSLAGVPLTVGFVSKFVLFSSAVQAQGYFIWLAVAGLLNSAISVFYYGRVLKVMFFDAPDPVVEVPAAGPTAPAPERIPVGGLGYARASTIALIAVVIVTFGIFPQVILGPIQSAAQHFLIAGP; encoded by the coding sequence ATGACCTTCGCGGATTTCGCGCTGCCGTTCCTCCCGGAGATCCTCGTCCTGGTGGGCGTTCTCCTCGTGCTCATCCTCGACGTCCTCGGCGTCAAGCGGATCGAGGTGTTCGGGTCGATCACGGTCGGGGCGACGCTCCTTGCGCTCCTGTTCGTGATCGCCGATCTAGGGTTCCTTCCGTTCGCCGCGCTCTCCACGGTGCCGGCGGGCCAGATTGACATCTCGCTCGCCGTCGTGGGAACTCCGTTATACTCGTTCACGAGCCTCGGGTTCGTCTTCCAGGCGATCTTCCTCTCGGCGACCCTCCTCGTGAGCCTCGCCTCGATGAGCCGACCGAGCTACGAGAAGGGCGCCGCGGTCTTCTACGCGCTCGTTGGGATGGCCACGCTCGGGATGCTCCTCGTGGGCATCGCCTCCGACCTGATCTTCCTGCTCCTCGCGATCGAGGTGACGGCGATCTCGACGTACCTCCTCGTCGGGTACACGCGCCGCGACCCCCGCTCCCTCGAGGCCGCGATGAAGTTCTACGTCATCGGCGCGCTCTCGACCGTGATCAGCTTCTTCGGAGCGTCACTGCTCTTCGGCGCGTATGGATCGACGAACCTGTACTACATCCGGAGCGTTGGTGGCGCGGTCGGATACCCCACGCTGATCCTCCTCGGATACGGTCTTTTGATCGCCGGGCTCGCGTTCAAGGTCACGTTGGTCCCCTTCCACGCCTGGGCTGTCGACGTGTACGACGGCGCTCCGTCGGACGTCTCGGCGTTCCTCGCGGGCGGCACGAAGAAGATCGGGCTGTTCGCGTTCTTCCTGGTCTTCTTGGGGCCGGTGCTGTTCTTCACGACCACGGGCACCAGCAATCCGTTCAACGCCGGAGTGCTGAACACGGGGCCGATCTTCCAGATCGTGCTGGGGGTGCTCGCCGTCGTGACGATGACCGTGGGCAACGTGCTCGCGCTGATGCAGAAGGAGATGAAGCGAATGCTCGCCTATTCCTCGATCAGCCAGGTCGGCTACATGATGATCGGCATTGTGATCGCCACCTCGCCGGCGATCGCCGGGGCCACGCTGCAGATCTTCTCGCACACGTTCATGAAGACCGGGGCCTTCCTCGTCGTCGCCGCGGTCGCGAGCCTCGGGATCGGCCCACTCATCTCCGACTGGAAGGGGCTCGGCCAGCGCCGGCCGTGGCTGAGCGTCGCCTTCGCGCTGATCCTCCTGAGCCTCGCGGGCGTTCCGCTCACGGTCGGCTTCGTGTCGAAGTTCGTGCTGTTCAGCTCGGCGGTCCAGGCGCAAGGCTACTTCATCTGGCTCGCGGTCGCCGGTCTGCTCAACAGCGCGATCTCCGTGTTCTACTATGGGCGAGTGCTGAAGGTGATGTTCTTCGACGCTCCAGATCCCGTGGTGGAAGTCCCGGCGGCGGGCCCGACCGCGCCGGCGCCCGAGCGCATCCCCGTGGGCGGGCTCGGGTACGCCCGCGCGAGCACGATCGCCCTCATCGCCGTCGTCATCGTCACCTTCGGCATCTTCCCTCAGGTGATCCTCGGACCGATCCAGAGCGCCGCGCAGCACTTCCTCATCGCCGGACCGTGA
- a CDS encoding DNA topoisomerase IV subunit A, with product MPRKRAPTSPKTKAEDEPKVRADALRPTIDLARLIHSQLVDGEIPRMRLPLRTKQNIAFQMREGVWRLGKATGTRSARKLDGALMLLRTFYLVDFINEMARDGKTSTLRELYYISEGWEEGKFHSEDESNLLVEDLEVMCSRLREDFRLHPEENGASIIGDITIRERNRKGAVKTINCREDVGDGGYALPSNVEKEKIEFVKAKAKFVIAIECGGMVDRLAENGFDEANDALLVHLKGQPARSTRRFLKRVNEELKLPVVVFTDGDPWSFRIFASVAYGAIKTAHISQYLATPGAEFLGVTASDIENYDLPSDRLSEVDIKALQAELSDPRFATAEWRSEIELMLKNGKKAEQQSLAKYGLNYVTDHYLPEKLKEMGVL from the coding sequence ATGCCGCGGAAGCGAGCGCCCACGTCTCCGAAGACGAAAGCTGAGGATGAGCCGAAGGTCCGGGCCGATGCCCTGCGGCCCACGATCGACCTCGCGCGGCTCATCCACTCCCAGCTCGTCGATGGCGAGATCCCGCGGATGCGCCTGCCGCTGCGGACCAAGCAGAACATCGCCTTCCAGATGCGCGAAGGCGTCTGGCGGCTCGGCAAGGCGACCGGGACGCGGAGCGCGCGCAAGCTCGACGGCGCCCTGATGCTCCTGAGGACGTTCTACCTTGTCGATTTCATCAACGAGATGGCCCGCGACGGGAAGACGTCGACGTTGCGGGAGCTCTACTACATCAGCGAAGGATGGGAGGAGGGCAAGTTCCACAGCGAGGACGAATCGAACCTCCTCGTCGAGGATCTCGAGGTGATGTGCTCGCGCCTACGCGAGGACTTCCGCCTCCACCCCGAGGAGAACGGAGCCAGTATCATCGGCGACATCACGATCCGTGAGCGGAACCGCAAAGGAGCGGTCAAGACGATCAACTGCCGGGAGGATGTCGGAGACGGGGGATACGCGCTCCCGTCGAACGTCGAGAAGGAGAAGATCGAGTTCGTGAAGGCGAAGGCCAAGTTCGTCATCGCGATCGAGTGCGGCGGGATGGTCGACCGGCTCGCCGAGAACGGGTTCGACGAAGCGAACGATGCGCTCCTCGTGCATCTGAAGGGGCAGCCGGCCCGCTCGACGCGCCGCTTCCTCAAGCGCGTGAACGAGGAGCTGAAACTGCCCGTGGTGGTGTTCACCGACGGGGATCCCTGGTCGTTCCGCATCTTCGCGAGCGTCGCCTACGGCGCGATCAAGACCGCGCACATCTCCCAGTACCTGGCGACCCCCGGAGCGGAGTTCCTCGGTGTGACCGCCTCCGACATCGAGAACTACGACCTTCCGTCCGACCGCCTCAGCGAGGTCGATATCAAGGCCCTGCAGGCCGAGCTCTCCGACCCGCGCTTCGCAACGGCCGAGTGGCGCTCGGAGATCGAGCTGATGCTCAAGAACGGGAAGAAGGCCGAGCAGCAGTCCCTCGCGAAGTACGGCCTCAACTATGTGACGGACCACTACCTGCCGGAGAAGCTCAAGGAGATGGGCGTTCTCTAA
- the coaBC gene encoding bifunctional phosphopantothenoylcysteine decarboxylase/phosphopantothenate--cysteine ligase CoaBC: MVHPSDSIRGRATSLLAGRRIVLGISGSVAAIEVPRIARELIRHGADVQAVMSADATRLVTPEVIEFATGHPPVVQLSGNVEHVTLLGPGEGRADLYLIAPATANTIAKIAHGIDDTPVTACASMALGGGVPMLIAPAMHTHMGLSPAVRENLAKLSSWGIELIQGQTVEGEEKLATPEEVAAAVLHRAARGPWAGRKVVVIAGAAREPIDRVRSITNESSGATGIALAVQAHFRGANVELWAGPMQVPIPSFIATRTWRSVADLRALARRRARELRETSTILVPAALSDFTTARASGKISSHDRADLEIVLRPAPKVLPELRRLAPPPTRLIGFKLEADRSDAELEASARRLQRAAGLDWVVANDVATMGSPTTNALVLPPGGGHHWIRGTKNTFAGKLLDDIGRELNNRRARPPARAARSRKPAVRRHRP, translated from the coding sequence ATGGTCCACCCGAGCGATTCGATCCGCGGTCGAGCGACCTCCCTCCTTGCCGGGCGGCGCATCGTGCTCGGGATCTCGGGGTCGGTCGCTGCGATCGAGGTCCCCCGGATCGCTCGCGAGCTGATACGCCATGGCGCCGACGTCCAGGCCGTGATGAGCGCGGACGCGACCCGCCTAGTGACTCCGGAGGTCATCGAGTTCGCCACGGGCCATCCTCCGGTGGTGCAACTAAGCGGGAACGTCGAACACGTTACCCTGCTCGGCCCCGGCGAAGGTCGTGCGGACCTCTACCTCATCGCTCCGGCGACCGCGAACACGATCGCGAAGATCGCGCACGGGATCGACGACACTCCGGTGACCGCCTGCGCCTCGATGGCCCTCGGCGGTGGCGTTCCGATGCTGATCGCCCCCGCGATGCACACCCACATGGGCCTCAGCCCCGCCGTCCGGGAGAACCTCGCGAAGCTGAGCTCCTGGGGAATCGAGCTGATCCAGGGCCAGACGGTCGAGGGCGAGGAGAAGCTGGCAACCCCGGAGGAGGTCGCCGCGGCGGTGCTGCACCGCGCGGCCCGCGGCCCGTGGGCTGGACGAAAGGTCGTCGTGATCGCGGGCGCCGCCCGCGAGCCCATCGACCGAGTCCGATCGATCACCAACGAGAGCAGTGGCGCTACCGGGATCGCCCTCGCCGTGCAGGCACACTTCCGGGGGGCGAACGTGGAGCTGTGGGCCGGGCCGATGCAAGTGCCGATACCCTCCTTCATCGCCACGCGGACCTGGCGAAGCGTCGCGGATCTTCGCGCGTTGGCCCGCCGCCGGGCGCGGGAGCTTCGCGAGACCTCCACGATCCTCGTGCCGGCCGCGTTGTCGGATTTCACGACCGCACGCGCGTCGGGGAAGATATCGTCCCACGATCGCGCGGATCTCGAAATAGTCTTGCGCCCGGCCCCCAAAGTGCTCCCCGAGCTGCGGCGGCTCGCCCCCCCTCCCACGCGCCTCATCGGGTTCAAGCTCGAAGCCGATCGATCCGACGCGGAGCTCGAGGCCTCCGCGCGCCGCCTGCAGCGTGCCGCCGGTCTCGACTGGGTCGTCGCCAACGACGTCGCTACGATGGGGAGCCCGACCACGAACGCCCTCGTGCTGCCTCCGGGCGGGGGCCATCACTGGATCCGGGGGACCAAGAACACGTTCGCGGGAAAGTTGCTCGACGACATCGGGCGCGAGCTCAACAACCGCCGAGCGCGACCCCCGGCCCGGGCGGCCCGATCCCGGAAGCCCGCGGTGCGGCGCCATCGGCCTTAA
- a CDS encoding polyprenyl synthetase family protein — translation MTSSHPLPDAGIDSSALEAVVRQTIGAEALAELSALLPVLVRDLADVDWRVEQALGSQYSQLSEAARYACSTGGKRVRPLLMATMARALGATTTQPLLSLAAAFQLIHTASLVHDDVIDHADLRRGRPSMPRAYGTALAIVTGDYLFVRAFELAAEYPKAIIVRCGEACAELVEGEVLQENTLFDLASGREHYLRVVERKTASIVAAALSSVAELAGAPQATIDAAGTYGRSLGISFQIRDDLLDVYGDPDLLGKPLYADFREGNPTLVAIETYARLDPKRQTEFERLFQRRHKKASHLIRMRELADAAGVREPITLESQLWAERAIRALAPVPPGPYRVLLERLAHGAAERRF, via the coding sequence GTGACGAGCAGTCATCCACTTCCGGACGCAGGCATCGATTCCTCGGCCCTCGAGGCGGTCGTCCGACAAACGATCGGGGCGGAGGCCCTCGCGGAGCTCTCCGCGCTCCTCCCGGTGCTCGTTCGCGACCTCGCGGACGTCGATTGGCGGGTAGAGCAGGCGCTGGGTTCGCAGTACTCCCAACTGAGCGAGGCGGCGCGTTACGCGTGCTCCACCGGTGGCAAGCGGGTGCGTCCGCTCCTCATGGCGACGATGGCGCGCGCCCTCGGCGCCACCACCACCCAACCCCTTTTGTCGCTCGCGGCCGCGTTCCAGCTCATTCACACCGCCAGTCTCGTGCACGACGACGTCATCGATCACGCCGATCTGCGCCGAGGAAGGCCGTCCATGCCCCGTGCGTATGGAACGGCCCTCGCCATCGTGACGGGCGATTACCTGTTCGTTCGCGCCTTCGAGCTCGCCGCCGAGTACCCGAAGGCGATCATCGTCCGATGCGGGGAGGCCTGCGCGGAACTGGTCGAGGGCGAGGTGCTCCAGGAGAATACCCTGTTCGATCTCGCCTCGGGCCGGGAACACTACCTGCGCGTGGTCGAGCGGAAGACCGCGTCGATCGTGGCGGCGGCCCTCTCCTCGGTCGCGGAGCTCGCCGGAGCTCCCCAAGCCACCATCGACGCCGCCGGCACGTACGGCCGGTCGCTCGGCATCTCCTTCCAAATCCGGGACGATCTACTGGATGTCTACGGCGACCCGGACCTATTGGGAAAGCCGCTCTACGCGGACTTCCGGGAGGGAAACCCCACCCTCGTCGCGATCGAGACCTACGCTCGGCTCGACCCGAAGCGCCAGACCGAGTTCGAGCGACTGTTCCAGCGCCGGCACAAGAAAGCGAGCCACCTCATCCGCATGCGGGAGCTTGCCGATGCCGCGGGGGTCCGAGAGCCGATCACCCTCGAATCCCAGCTCTGGGCCGAGCGCGCGATCCGCGCGCTCGCTCCGGTTCCCCCGGGACCGTACCGCGTGCTGCTCGAGCGGCTGGCCCACGGGGCGGCCGAGCGCCGGTTCTGA
- a CDS encoding geranylgeranyl reductase family protein, with protein MEEFDVVVVGAGPAGSLAARAAAEAGARTLLLDRRAELGEPVQCGEFLPTPGELADIFHSPELIEEAFQIPPETILRETHWMACVSPSGHRFRFPLAGYMVSRRAFDKALACAAEGAGAELRYPVGVARVSGERVEMVNGTTVRAKVIIGADGPTSTVARSVGFAPSREMFRMITATADGVGGDEIDLYFGRSAPGGYAWSFPRSTDANVGLGVTELPPGESLSSLLDRFLKRERLGVARDRTRWWVPIGPPPDTLVFGRALFCGDAANLVMATNGGGIPTAMLSGWLAGRAAARHAREGAPLSEYDLAWRSVLAPPLARGHRIKETTDRVVRSDLALTLGMRYIGASGLDAVMRLRWPRRLGRAS; from the coding sequence ATGGAGGAGTTCGACGTGGTGGTCGTCGGCGCCGGGCCGGCCGGCTCCCTCGCCGCCCGTGCCGCGGCCGAAGCGGGCGCGCGGACCCTACTGCTCGACCGCCGCGCCGAGCTCGGAGAGCCCGTCCAATGCGGCGAGTTCCTGCCTACCCCGGGCGAGCTCGCCGACATCTTCCACTCCCCCGAGCTGATCGAAGAGGCGTTCCAGATCCCCCCGGAGACGATCCTGCGGGAGACCCACTGGATGGCATGCGTCTCTCCTTCGGGCCACCGGTTCCGCTTCCCACTCGCGGGCTACATGGTCTCCCGACGGGCGTTCGACAAGGCCCTGGCCTGCGCGGCCGAGGGCGCCGGGGCCGAGCTGCGCTACCCCGTTGGGGTCGCGCGCGTGAGCGGCGAGCGGGTCGAGATGGTGAACGGTACGACCGTCCGCGCGAAGGTCATCATCGGGGCCGACGGCCCGACCTCGACCGTCGCCCGCTCGGTGGGCTTCGCGCCCTCCCGGGAGATGTTCCGCATGATCACCGCGACCGCCGACGGGGTCGGCGGTGATGAGATCGACCTGTACTTCGGGCGCTCGGCTCCCGGAGGGTACGCCTGGTCGTTCCCGCGCTCGACGGACGCGAACGTCGGCCTCGGTGTCACGGAGCTACCGCCCGGCGAATCGCTCAGTTCACTGCTCGACCGCTTCCTCAAGCGGGAGCGGCTCGGCGTCGCCCGCGACCGGACCCGCTGGTGGGTCCCCATCGGGCCCCCGCCCGACACGCTCGTGTTCGGCCGGGCCCTGTTCTGTGGGGATGCCGCGAACCTCGTGATGGCCACGAACGGCGGAGGGATCCCGACGGCGATGCTCAGCGGCTGGCTCGCGGGCCGTGCGGCGGCGCGGCACGCCCGGGAAGGCGCGCCTCTCTCCGAGTACGATCTTGCCTGGCGCTCGGTCCTCGCCCCCCCCCTCGCCCGAGGCCACCGGATCAAGGAAACGACCGACCGGGTCGTCCGTTCGGACCTCGCCCTGACGCTGGGAATGAGATATATTGGAGCGTCGGGATTGGATGCGGTGATGCGCCTGAGGTGGCCGCGCCGCCTCGGGAGGGCTTCGTGA